Proteins encoded together in one Pontibacillus halophilus JSM 076056 = DSM 19796 window:
- a CDS encoding helix-turn-helix transcriptional regulator translates to MAKMDNLLAILWMLRSGNKVTAKDISDKLEMNIRTVYRYVDTLSTSGVPIIAEPGHNGGYSLLNDFIEAPLFFDFEEQASLYHAAVFAEEAGYYGDEALNRAISKLAHYQNQEQQMKVNHHVESLEIISGFSSLSKEPFLRELEQAVADGSAVYIRYYKRNKEESEDRLVDPYRVIYWNKKWYLIGYCHLREDIRSFRINRIQSLTVSEHTFTPPINFSARNYFMRNLLPTMNEEEGVISLVVKGSTRALDDLCQHWFLEHYLQERNSDQAVFLLNQEVLDTYLPYLLFPYGKSIVVIEPTSLKARCVEVLTDLINFYEE, encoded by the coding sequence GTGGCCAAAATGGATAACCTGTTAGCCATTCTATGGATGCTGCGTTCAGGGAACAAAGTGACAGCAAAGGACATTTCAGACAAGTTAGAGATGAACATAAGGACTGTTTACCGGTATGTGGATACACTCTCAACAAGTGGAGTCCCAATCATTGCGGAACCGGGTCATAACGGTGGCTACTCGTTATTAAATGATTTCATTGAAGCACCTCTGTTCTTCGATTTCGAAGAACAAGCCTCTCTTTATCACGCAGCTGTATTTGCAGAAGAAGCGGGATATTATGGGGATGAAGCCTTAAATAGGGCGATTTCAAAGTTGGCTCATTATCAAAATCAGGAACAGCAGATGAAGGTGAATCATCATGTTGAGAGTCTTGAAATCATAAGTGGATTCAGTTCCCTCTCTAAAGAACCATTCTTAAGGGAGTTAGAGCAGGCCGTAGCTGACGGTTCCGCTGTCTATATCCGGTATTATAAGAGGAACAAAGAGGAGTCCGAGGATCGATTGGTTGACCCTTATCGGGTTATTTATTGGAATAAGAAATGGTATCTAATTGGATACTGCCATCTAAGAGAGGATATCCGGAGTTTTAGAATCAACCGAATACAGAGCCTAACGGTAAGTGAGCATACGTTTACGCCACCGATAAACTTCTCTGCACGGAACTACTTTATGAGAAACCTTCTGCCTACTATGAACGAGGAGGAGGGAGTCATTTCTTTAGTTGTAAAGGGAAGTACAAGGGCACTGGACGATCTATGTCAACATTGGTTCTTAGAACATTACTTACAAGAACGGAATTCAGATCAAGCTGTCTTTCTTCTTAATCAAGAGGTTTTGGATACCTATCTCCCGTATTTGCTGTTTCCATACGGGAAATCGATTGTAGTCATCGAGCCAACGAGTCTGAAGGCACGCTGTGTGGAGGTTCTAACAGATTTAATTAATTTTTATGAAGAATGA
- a CDS encoding P1 family peptidase, protein MKEIAIEEIEGFRIGHAESLEAATGCTVILCEQGAVGGVDVRGGAPGTRETDLLASENLVEEVHGVFLTGGSAFGLDVGGGVMKFLEEQGVGFDVEVARVPIVTGAVLFDLGIGSANVRPDEKMGYEAAQRALMQQDDREGSVGAGTGATVGKILGKESSMKGGLGTFAFQVGELKVGAVVAVNSFGDILDDETGEILAGVYDVEHQSFLRTDSILLTHESGKENTNRFSGNTTIGTVVTNASLTKANANKIASMAHDGFARTTRPSHSMVDGDTLFTLSTNEVDADLNVVGHLAAYVVQKAIRNGVKKATGIDGVRSYSEL, encoded by the coding sequence ATGAAGGAAATCGCTATTGAGGAGATTGAGGGGTTTAGAATTGGCCATGCAGAAAGCTTAGAAGCTGCTACAGGGTGTACCGTTATTTTGTGTGAGCAAGGTGCTGTAGGAGGAGTTGATGTACGGGGTGGGGCCCCGGGTACCCGAGAGACGGACTTGCTGGCATCAGAGAATTTAGTAGAAGAGGTGCATGGTGTCTTCCTTACTGGTGGGAGTGCGTTCGGGTTAGATGTGGGTGGTGGCGTGATGAAGTTTCTTGAAGAACAGGGGGTTGGATTCGATGTAGAAGTGGCTCGTGTTCCGATTGTAACGGGGGCTGTGTTGTTTGATTTGGGGATTGGTTCAGCTAATGTGCGTCCTGATGAGAAGATGGGGTATGAAGCAGCCCAGCGAGCGCTGATGCAACAAGATGATCGCGAAGGTTCGGTTGGTGCAGGGACTGGTGCGACGGTCGGGAAGATTCTCGGTAAAGAATCGTCTATGAAGGGTGGACTTGGTACCTTTGCGTTTCAAGTGGGGGAACTGAAAGTAGGTGCTGTCGTTGCAGTAAATAGTTTTGGAGACATCCTAGACGATGAGACGGGTGAAATCCTTGCGGGTGTCTATGATGTAGAGCATCAATCATTCCTTCGCACAGATTCCATCCTTCTCACCCATGAATCGGGTAAAGAGAACACGAATCGATTTTCAGGAAACACAACCATTGGTACGGTTGTCACTAATGCTTCCCTGACTAAGGCGAATGCGAACAAGATTGCCTCTATGGCCCACGATGGATTCGCACGTACGACGAGGCCTTCTCATTCGATGGTAGATGGAGATACCCTCTTTACCTTATCTACAAATGAAGTGGATGCAGATTTAAATGTAGTTGGCCATTTAGCGGCCTATGTTGTACAGAAAGCGATACGTAATGGGGTGAAAAAAGCGACTGGCATAGACGGCGTCCGAAGCTATAGTGAATTGTAA
- a CDS encoding sulfurtransferase TusA family protein — protein MESTKVLDAKGLACPMPIVKTKKAMKDLESGQILEVHATDKGAKSDLTAWAKSGGHELLQDTEENDVLKFWIQKG, from the coding sequence ATGGAATCTACTAAAGTACTAGACGCAAAAGGGCTAGCATGCCCAATGCCAATCGTTAAAACGAAGAAAGCGATGAAAGACTTAGAATCTGGTCAAATCCTTGAAGTACATGCAACAGACAAAGGTGCGAAAAGTGATTTAACTGCATGGGCGAAATCTGGTGGCCATGAGCTTCTTCAAGATACAGAAGAAAACGACGTACTCAAGTTCTGGATTCAGAAAGGGTAA
- a CDS encoding sulfite exporter TauE/SafE family protein, producing MEFGLMITIFLIGFIGSYLSGMLGIGGSIIKYPMLLYIPPLVGVSAFTAHEVSGISAVQVLFATIGGVWAYRKGGYLNKTLILYMGVSILIGSFIGGYGSNLLSEDGINITYGLLAVIAAVMMFVPKKGLDNQPLEDVTFNKPLAASLAFIVGIGAGIVGAAGAFLLVPIMLVVLKIPTRMTIASSLAITFISSIGATVGKVTTGQVEYGPAAIMIIASLIASPLGANAGKKANTKILQTVLALLIAATAIKIWVDIL from the coding sequence ATGGAATTTGGCTTAATGATCACCATATTTCTTATTGGATTTATCGGTTCTTATCTATCAGGAATGTTAGGCATTGGTGGGTCAATTATTAAATACCCAATGCTTCTCTACATTCCTCCATTGGTCGGTGTATCAGCCTTCACTGCGCACGAAGTGTCAGGGATTAGTGCAGTCCAAGTCCTATTTGCAACAATTGGAGGTGTGTGGGCCTATCGAAAGGGAGGCTATCTCAACAAGACGCTGATTCTTTACATGGGGGTTAGTATTTTAATTGGTAGTTTCATTGGCGGGTATGGTTCGAACCTACTTTCAGAAGATGGCATTAACATCACGTATGGATTACTTGCGGTCATAGCTGCCGTCATGATGTTCGTGCCCAAAAAGGGATTAGACAATCAGCCACTTGAAGATGTGACCTTTAATAAACCGCTCGCTGCATCGCTTGCATTTATCGTGGGGATTGGCGCAGGAATTGTAGGGGCCGCTGGTGCATTTCTACTTGTGCCGATTATGCTTGTCGTACTTAAAATCCCGACTCGCATGACGATTGCTTCATCTCTGGCGATTACGTTTATCTCATCCATTGGGGCGACAGTCGGCAAAGTCACGACAGGACAAGTCGAATACGGTCCAGCTGCTATTATGATTATAGCGAGCCTTATTGCTTCTCCACTTGGTGCCAATGCAGGAAAGAAAGCGAACACGAAAATCTTGCAAACAGTTCTAGCCCTACTCATTGCTGCAACAGCAATAAAGATTTGGGTAGATATTCTTTAG
- a CDS encoding rhodanese-like domain-containing protein: MEYVSYVIYGILIYLIVKRFLPVKGMKQITTTQLKEQLNDKDKQYVDVRTAGEFKRNSIRGFKNIPLQTLDKKATQQLDSNKEVVVICQSGMRSKQASKVLKRLGFTSVTNVKGGMNTWRP, encoded by the coding sequence ATGGAATATGTAAGTTACGTCATCTATGGCATCCTAATCTACCTGATTGTGAAACGATTCCTTCCGGTTAAAGGGATGAAGCAGATTACCACGACACAACTAAAGGAACAACTGAACGACAAAGACAAACAATATGTAGATGTGCGAACGGCTGGAGAGTTTAAACGAAATTCTATACGTGGATTCAAGAACATCCCTTTGCAAACGTTAGATAAAAAGGCTACACAACAACTAGATTCGAACAAAGAGGTCGTTGTCATCTGTCAAAGTGGAATGAGAAGTAAGCAAGCTTCGAAAGTGTTGAAGCGTCTTGGTTTCACCTCTGTTACGAACGTTAAAGGTGGAATGAATACCTGGAGACCTTAG
- a CDS encoding MBL fold metallo-hydrolase, with translation MTVHAMTAGEVAKKVIHQEPLFLLDVRNEDAYQDWKIEGKSVSHMNVPYFDLLDGVEEILDQLPSDQDILVVCAKEGSSIMVADMLSEAGMTVSYLQGGMKAWSEHLEPVKVGDLPDGGELYQFVRIGKGCLSYMVLSGNEAAIVDATRMTGVFEDFAASKNATITNVFDTHLHADHISGGRRIAANTGATYWLPPKDATEVTFDYEPLEGGNVVAVGRTSIDIHALYSPGHTIGSTSFVVDESYLLSGDILFIDSIGRPDLAGLAEDWVGDLRESLYARYKELSQDLIVLPAHFMKMSEMDDRGRVAEKLGTLYANNHGLNIEDEAQFRKVVTENLPPQPNAYQQIRETNMGKITPEEEEQREMEIGPNRCAVQ, from the coding sequence ATGACTGTACATGCGATGACAGCAGGTGAAGTTGCAAAGAAAGTGATTCACCAAGAACCACTGTTTCTATTAGACGTTCGAAATGAAGACGCGTATCAAGATTGGAAGATTGAAGGCAAGAGCGTTAGTCACATGAACGTTCCTTACTTCGATTTATTAGACGGAGTGGAAGAGATTCTAGACCAACTCCCATCCGATCAGGATATCCTAGTCGTCTGTGCGAAAGAAGGTTCATCCATTATGGTAGCCGACATGCTATCAGAAGCGGGAATGACGGTATCTTACCTGCAAGGTGGGATGAAAGCGTGGAGTGAACATCTCGAACCTGTGAAAGTAGGCGATCTACCGGATGGCGGAGAGCTATACCAATTTGTTCGTATCGGCAAAGGGTGCTTGTCTTACATGGTTCTATCAGGTAACGAAGCGGCTATTGTGGATGCTACTCGTATGACCGGTGTATTTGAAGATTTTGCTGCAAGCAAGAATGCAACGATTACGAATGTATTTGATACTCATTTGCATGCGGACCATATCTCTGGTGGACGACGGATTGCCGCCAACACGGGCGCGACGTACTGGCTACCACCTAAGGATGCAACAGAAGTAACGTTCGACTATGAGCCATTGGAAGGCGGCAACGTCGTCGCAGTGGGAAGGACGTCCATTGACATTCATGCACTCTATTCACCTGGTCATACAATTGGGTCGACATCTTTCGTAGTCGATGAATCGTATCTATTGTCTGGAGATATCCTCTTCATCGACTCCATCGGTCGCCCTGACCTTGCTGGACTTGCAGAAGATTGGGTAGGAGACTTACGTGAAAGCTTATACGCTCGCTACAAAGAACTTTCTCAAGACCTGATCGTTCTACCGGCTCACTTTATGAAGATGAGTGAGATGGATGACAGAGGGCGAGTCGCGGAGAAGCTCGGTACCTTATATGCGAACAATCACGGCTTGAACATTGAAGATGAAGCACAGTTCAGGAAGGTTGTAACAGAGAATCTACCGCCACAGCCGAATGCTTATCAACAAATCCGCGAAACGAATATGGGCAAGATCACGCCAGAGGAAGAAGAACAGCGTGAGATGGAAATCGGCCCGAACCGTTGCGCGGTTCAATAA
- a CDS encoding metal-sensitive transcriptional regulator, with product MNYDAKMKNRLKRMEGQVRGLLNMMEEEKDCREVVTQMSAVRTALDRAMATVVSENLQQCLANDEDHREEAVQEAVRLLVRSR from the coding sequence ATGAATTACGATGCTAAAATGAAGAACCGGTTGAAACGTATGGAGGGGCAAGTAAGAGGCCTACTGAACATGATGGAAGAAGAGAAAGACTGCCGAGAAGTCGTCACGCAAATGTCTGCTGTTCGCACTGCACTTGACCGCGCGATGGCCACCGTGGTTAGCGAGAATCTTCAACAGTGTCTAGCTAACGATGAGGACCATAGAGAAGAGGCCGTTCAAGAAGCGGTTCGCTTACTCGTCAGAAGTCGCTAA
- a CDS encoding DsrE/DsrF/DrsH-like family protein: protein MSEQKKTNIVLFSGDYDKAMAAYIIANGAAAYDHEVTIFHTFWGLNALRKDEDIKVKKNFMEKMFGKMMPRGVNKMGLSKMQFAGFGPKMIKDVMKKHNVMPLPVLIEMAQEQDVNLVACTMTMDLLGLQKEELLDEIEYAGVAAYLGEAEDGNVNLFI, encoded by the coding sequence ATGTCAGAACAAAAGAAGACGAACATTGTGTTATTTAGTGGGGATTATGATAAAGCGATGGCAGCTTACATTATCGCCAATGGTGCAGCTGCCTACGACCATGAAGTGACAATCTTCCACACATTTTGGGGATTGAATGCCCTTCGGAAAGACGAGGACATTAAAGTGAAGAAGAACTTCATGGAGAAGATGTTCGGCAAGATGATGCCTAGAGGCGTCAATAAGATGGGGCTATCGAAGATGCAATTCGCCGGTTTCGGTCCGAAAATGATTAAAGACGTTATGAAAAAGCATAATGTCATGCCATTGCCAGTACTTATTGAAATGGCACAAGAACAAGACGTAAACCTCGTTGCGTGTACGATGACGATGGACCTGTTGGGACTCCAGAAAGAAGAGCTACTAGATGAAATCGAATATGCAGGGGTTGCGGCATACTTGGGCGAAGCGGAAGACGGAAACGTAAATCTATTTATATAA
- a CDS encoding alpha/beta hydrolase, with protein MKRKRVWIPTLLILIVLAGLAGAGQYFYGIAINSNSEAVDLHGGKNEAETVTASVEEEESLLEHWTSEQNFENLEIETSDELKLKAVYLENENPNGKTVVLAHGYKGNKEQLPGITKFYYEQGFHILKPDARGHGESEGQYIGYGWHDRLDFIEWVDLLIEEKGAESLILHGFSMGAATVLMTSGEELPEEVQGVIADSAYTSVEEELAHQMKNLYGIPSFPILQVTSLITDLRAGYNFNEASTLQQVKQAEVPIFFIHGAEDVLVPTDMATELYKAAGGEKELWIVPEATHTEGYTVAKEDYQERIMKFINGKDD; from the coding sequence ATGAAGCGAAAACGAGTTTGGATTCCTACATTGTTGATCCTGATTGTGCTGGCTGGATTAGCAGGTGCTGGGCAGTATTTCTACGGCATTGCGATCAATAGCAACAGCGAGGCAGTTGATTTGCATGGAGGGAAGAACGAAGCTGAAACAGTTACCGCAAGTGTGGAGGAGGAAGAAAGTCTGTTAGAACATTGGACATCAGAACAGAACTTCGAGAACCTCGAAATTGAAACAAGTGATGAACTCAAACTTAAGGCTGTCTACTTAGAAAATGAAAACCCGAATGGAAAAACCGTGGTACTTGCCCACGGTTATAAAGGAAATAAAGAGCAGCTTCCTGGCATTACGAAGTTCTATTATGAGCAGGGCTTCCACATTCTAAAGCCGGATGCTCGTGGGCATGGGGAAAGTGAGGGGCAATACATCGGATATGGTTGGCACGACCGACTTGACTTTATCGAGTGGGTCGACCTTCTCATCGAAGAGAAAGGAGCTGAGTCACTCATCTTACATGGCTTTTCTATGGGAGCTGCGACAGTCCTGATGACAAGTGGGGAAGAGCTTCCAGAAGAAGTGCAGGGCGTGATTGCGGACAGCGCGTATACATCTGTTGAGGAAGAGTTGGCTCACCAAATGAAGAACTTGTATGGCATTCCATCGTTTCCTATCCTTCAAGTAACGAGCCTGATTACAGACCTACGTGCAGGCTACAATTTCAATGAAGCTTCAACATTACAACAAGTGAAGCAAGCGGAAGTACCCATCTTCTTCATACATGGAGCAGAAGACGTTCTCGTTCCGACTGACATGGCAACTGAATTGTATAAAGCGGCTGGAGGAGAGAAGGAGTTGTGGATTGTACCAGAAGCGACTCATACAGAAGGGTACACAGTGGCTAAAGAAGATTATCAAGAGAGGATCATGAAGTTTATTAACGGCAAGGATGACTAA
- a CDS encoding sulfurtransferase TusA family protein: protein MATIKSDSVLDAKGLACPMPIVKTKKAMKDVGAGQVIEVQATDKGSKADLEAWAKSSGHHYLGTLEEGDVLSHYIRKSSGDETEEKQHPHTTTNEELVQHQAEGGIVLDVRESAEYAFGHIPKAISIPLGELDTRMDELNQEDSIYVICRTGSRSDLAAQKLSQNGFKDVVNVLPGMSEWPGEIEKL, encoded by the coding sequence ATGGCTACAATTAAATCTGATTCAGTTCTTGATGCAAAGGGCCTTGCGTGTCCGATGCCGATTGTAAAGACGAAGAAAGCGATGAAAGACGTTGGCGCGGGCCAAGTCATTGAAGTGCAAGCAACAGATAAAGGCTCAAAGGCCGATCTCGAAGCATGGGCTAAGAGTTCTGGGCATCATTATCTTGGAACCTTGGAAGAAGGCGACGTGTTGAGCCACTATATTCGTAAATCATCAGGTGATGAAACGGAAGAGAAACAACACCCACATACAACGACAAATGAAGAGCTAGTTCAGCATCAAGCAGAAGGTGGAATTGTACTCGACGTTCGTGAGTCTGCTGAGTATGCATTCGGACACATTCCAAAGGCAATCTCTATACCGCTTGGAGAACTGGACACACGTATGGATGAATTGAATCAAGAAGATTCCATTTATGTTATCTGTCGCACTGGAAGCAGAAGCGACCTAGCCGCTCAGAAGCTATCCCAGAATGGATTCAAGGACGTTGTGAACGTGCTACCAGGTATGAGCGAATGGCCAGGAGAGATTGAAAAGCTATAG